In Polaribacter sp. L3A8, a genomic segment contains:
- the trpS gene encoding tryptophan--tRNA ligase — protein MSRILTGVQSTGTPHLGNLLGAILPAVKMSNNPDNEAFLFIADMHSLTQIKNGKELRENTYSTAATWLACGLDINKTVFYRQSDVPQTTELTWYLNCFFPYQRLTLAHGFKDKADRLGDVNTGLFTYPMLMAADILLYDAEIVPVGKDQLQHLEMTRDVANRFNNIVGETLVPPEAKIQEGTKLVPGTDGEKMSKSRNNIINIFLPDKKLRKQIMSIKTDSLGLEEPKNPDTDNVFAIYKLLASDAQIAKMRANYEGGNYGYGHAKQALYELILEDFATIRERYNHFMENKHEIDAALKIGAEKASVVAKGVLKRVRAKIGY, from the coding sequence ATGTCAAGAATTTTAACAGGTGTACAAAGTACAGGAACACCACATTTAGGAAATTTATTAGGTGCAATTTTACCTGCTGTAAAAATGTCTAATAACCCAGATAACGAAGCTTTCCTTTTTATTGCAGACATGCATTCTTTAACACAAATTAAAAATGGAAAAGAATTAAGAGAAAACACATATAGCACCGCTGCTACTTGGCTTGCTTGTGGCTTAGATATTAATAAAACTGTTTTTTATAGACAAAGTGATGTACCACAAACAACAGAGTTAACGTGGTATTTAAACTGCTTTTTTCCTTACCAGAGATTAACTTTGGCACATGGTTTTAAAGATAAAGCAGATAGATTAGGTGATGTAAACACAGGTTTATTTACTTACCCAATGTTAATGGCGGCAGATATCTTATTGTATGATGCAGAAATTGTTCCTGTTGGTAAAGATCAATTACAGCATTTAGAAATGACACGTGATGTTGCCAATAGATTTAACAATATTGTTGGAGAAACATTAGTGCCACCAGAAGCTAAAATACAAGAAGGCACAAAATTAGTTCCCGGAACTGATGGTGAGAAAATGAGTAAATCTAGAAATAACATTATCAATATTTTCTTACCAGATAAAAAATTAAGAAAACAAATAATGTCTATTAAAACAGATAGCTTAGGTTTAGAAGAGCCTAAAAACCCGGATACTGATAATGTTTTTGCTATTTATAAACTATTAGCTTCTGATGCTCAAATTGCAAAAATGAGAGCAAATTACGAAGGTGGTAATTATGGATATGGACACGCAAAACAAGCTTTGTACGAATTGATTCTTGAAGATTTTGCTACGATTAGAGAACGCTATAATCACTTTATGGAAAACAAGCATGAAATTGATGCCGCTTTAAAAATCGGAGCAGAAAAAGCATCTGTAGTTGCTAAAGGAGTTTTAAAAAGAGTAAGAGCCAAAATTGGTTATTAA
- a CDS encoding transglycosylase domain-containing protein, whose protein sequence is MTKEKTTGFRKYIKWFWLLILGGFAAILLLFLIASWGGLGKLPTFEELENPENNLATEIISSDGKTLGKYATENRTPIKFKDLPDNLVKALVATEDERFFEHSGIDFKGTARAILKPGSGGASTLTQQLAKMLFTGRASRNIFLRVGQKVKEWVVAIKLERQYTKNEILTMYLNKYDFLNQAVGIRSASRIYFGKEPKELAVQESAMLVGMLKNSSYFNPLRREELVQGRRNVVLKQMNRSEFISLQEKDSLQQLDLGLNINKEGHSDGSATYFRTYLQKYLRKWVQENPKPNGEEYNIFRDGLKIYVTIDSRMQKYAEEAIDEHMSNLQSYFFKEQERNKTAPFYDLEKSEINGILERAKKNSERYKRLKIAGKSSKYIDEVFKKKTKMSVFSWKGDKDTIMSPMDSLRYYKYFLRAGLLSIEPQSGHIKAWVGGIDNKHFKYDAVAQQKRQVGSTFKPFVYATAINQLKLSPCDEFPNIPYTIPKGKYGIPKAWTPENANKKYGGMLTLKDGLAGSVNTMSVRLIDMVSPENVVRLAKSAGIESDIPANPSIALGAVDLSLLEMVSAYSTFANKGLRVAPMILTRIEDKNGTVLQEFTPETKEVLSEESAYVVLDLLKGVTQSGSGVRLRLPWKKADYITGHPYKFTNPIAGKTGTTQNQSDGWFMGIVPNLATGVWAGGEDRATHFAGIAKGQGATMALPSWALYMQKCYADKALNISLEDFEKPENLSINIDCDDKSDEKEIKGEDEDTDF, encoded by the coding sequence ATGACAAAAGAGAAAACAACAGGTTTTAGAAAATATATAAAATGGTTTTGGCTACTAATCCTTGGCGGATTTGCCGCAATACTATTATTGTTTTTAATAGCTTCTTGGGGAGGTTTAGGTAAATTACCAACCTTTGAAGAATTAGAAAATCCAGAAAATAATTTAGCTACAGAAATTATTTCTTCGGATGGTAAAACCTTAGGTAAGTACGCTACAGAAAACAGAACACCTATTAAATTTAAAGACTTACCAGATAATTTGGTAAAAGCTTTAGTTGCAACCGAAGATGAACGTTTTTTCGAACATTCTGGTATCGATTTTAAAGGAACAGCAAGAGCCATTTTAAAACCAGGTAGTGGAGGCGCAAGTACTTTAACGCAGCAATTAGCAAAAATGTTGTTTACGGGGAGAGCTTCTAGAAATATATTTTTAAGAGTTGGTCAGAAAGTAAAAGAATGGGTGGTTGCAATTAAATTAGAAAGACAATATACCAAAAATGAAATCTTAACAATGTACTTAAATAAGTACGATTTCTTAAACCAAGCGGTTGGTATTCGTTCTGCATCCCGTATTTATTTTGGTAAAGAACCAAAAGAGTTAGCGGTTCAAGAATCTGCAATGTTGGTAGGGATGCTTAAAAATTCGTCTTATTTTAATCCTTTAAGAAGAGAAGAACTTGTTCAAGGTCGTAGAAATGTTGTTTTAAAGCAAATGAACCGTAGCGAGTTTATTTCATTGCAAGAAAAAGATTCTTTGCAACAATTAGACTTGGGTTTAAATATTAATAAAGAAGGCCATAGCGATGGTTCTGCAACTTACTTTAGAACCTACTTGCAAAAATATTTAAGAAAGTGGGTACAAGAAAACCCTAAACCAAATGGCGAAGAGTATAATATTTTTAGAGATGGTTTAAAAATTTATGTAACCATAGATTCTCGTATGCAAAAATATGCAGAAGAAGCTATAGATGAGCACATGTCTAATTTACAATCTTACTTTTTTAAAGAACAAGAAAGAAATAAAACAGCACCTTTTTACGATTTAGAGAAAAGTGAAATCAACGGAATTTTAGAAAGAGCTAAGAAAAATTCTGAAAGATATAAACGATTAAAAATAGCAGGAAAATCGAGCAAGTACATAGATGAAGTTTTTAAGAAAAAAACAAAAATGAGTGTTTTTTCTTGGAAAGGAGATAAAGATACTATTATGTCTCCAATGGATTCTTTAAGGTATTACAAGTATTTTTTACGTGCCGGATTGTTATCTATAGAACCACAATCTGGTCATATAAAAGCTTGGGTTGGTGGTATTGATAATAAACATTTTAAGTATGATGCAGTTGCACAACAAAAAAGGCAAGTGGGTTCTACATTTAAACCGTTTGTATATGCTACAGCTATTAATCAATTAAAACTATCTCCTTGTGATGAGTTTCCGAATATTCCATATACAATTCCAAAAGGAAAATACGGAATTCCAAAAGCTTGGACACCAGAAAACGCAAATAAAAAATATGGAGGAATGCTAACCTTAAAAGATGGTTTGGCAGGTTCTGTAAATACAATGTCTGTTAGATTGATAGATATGGTTTCTCCAGAAAATGTGGTTCGTTTGGCAAAATCTGCCGGTATAGAAAGTGACATACCTGCAAATCCATCAATTGCATTAGGTGCTGTAGATTTATCTTTATTAGAAATGGTAAGTGCCTATTCTACTTTTGCAAACAAAGGATTACGAGTTGCACCAATGATTTTAACAAGAATTGAAGATAAAAACGGAACCGTTCTACAAGAGTTTACACCAGAAACAAAAGAGGTTTTAAGTGAAGAATCTGCGTATGTAGTTTTAGATTTATTAAAAGGGGTTACTCAATCTGGTTCAGGTGTTCGTTTGCGTTTACCTTGGAAAAAAGCAGATTATATTACAGGACATCCTTATAAATTTACAAATCCTATTGCTGGTAAAACAGGAACCACCCAAAATCAATCTGATGGTTGGTTTATGGGGATTGTACCTAATTTAGCAACTGGTGTTTGGGCTGGTGGAGAAGATAGAGCAACCCATTTTGCAGGTATTGCAAAAGGACAAGGTGCAACTATGGCTTTGCCATCTTGGGCATTGTATATGCAAAAATGTTATGCAGATAAAGCATTAAATATCAGTTTGGAAGATTTTGAGAAACCAGAAAACTTATCAATCAATATTGATTGTGATGATAAATCGGATGAAAAAGAAATAAAGGGAGAAGATGAAGATACTGATTTTTAA
- a CDS encoding gliding motility lipoprotein GldH, whose translation MMTILKRNNFSIVLVALFLMFSCDDTTDFNQYKSVGSEGWKANEKVVFEFDVKDTIAPKNLFINIRNNSEYAFSNLYVITELVFPNETKVVDTLQYEMADKTGRFLGEGFTEIKENKLFYKEKKAFPISGKYIFNVRHAMRKNGDVNPIEFLKGILDVGFSIEN comes from the coding sequence ATGATGACAATTCTGAAAAGAAATAATTTTTCAATTGTTTTAGTAGCTCTTTTTTTGATGTTTTCTTGTGATGATACAACTGATTTTAATCAATATAAATCAGTAGGTTCAGAAGGATGGAAAGCGAATGAAAAAGTAGTTTTTGAGTTTGATGTAAAAGATACCATTGCTCCAAAAAACCTATTTATCAATATTAGAAATAATAGTGAATACGCCTTTAGCAATTTATACGTTATTACTGAACTTGTTTTTCCGAACGAAACCAAGGTGGTAGATACGCTGCAATATGAAATGGCAGATAAAACAGGACGGTTTTTAGGAGAAGGGTTTACAGAGATTAAAGAAAATAAATTATTTTATAAAGAAAAAAAGGCGTTTCCTATTTCTGGAAAATACATTTTTAATGTGCGCCATGCAATGCGTAAAAATGGTGATGTAAATCCAATTGAGTTTTTAAAAGGAATTCTGGATGTTGGTTTTAGCATCGAAAATTAG
- a CDS encoding lytic transglycosylase domain-containing protein — MKKLIIFLLITSSIFSQEKKETLSLNVKRDTIFIAKDSIKEPIEQSFFSDNDLDLIDSLLVNEKFNSLLVDSLAYVINDKDIIGNTTTVLTTDLLKLRLAALNNKTPFNLAYNSSLENVINSYLLYRKKYYPGLFAKAKYYFPMFERYLDQYDIPLEMKYLAIVESALRPKIKSPVGATGLWQFMYGTGIEFDLKVSSYVDERQDPVKATIAACKYLSQLFTIFGDWDLALAAYNSGPGNVRKAIKRSGGYKNYWNIRPYLPRETASYVPAFYATMYIFEYANEHNIYSELPQFFNFQTDTIQIKRTISFDQISEKLAIDEEVLSELNPSYKLDIIPFIKDKNYALRLPSDKIIAFLDKEIEIYALADTDDAQREKPLPKYFEMDQRIRYKVKSGDFLGKIANKFGVRVSDLKRWNGLKTSRLKIGQRLSVYPKKIGG, encoded by the coding sequence ATGAAGAAACTAATTATATTCCTCCTAATAACTAGTTCTATTTTTTCTCAAGAGAAAAAAGAAACCTTATCTCTTAATGTAAAAAGGGATACTATATTTATTGCCAAAGATTCTATAAAAGAACCAATTGAGCAATCATTCTTTTCTGATAACGACTTAGATCTTATTGATAGTTTATTGGTGAATGAAAAATTCAATTCATTATTAGTAGATTCTCTGGCTTATGTTATCAATGATAAAGATATTATTGGCAATACAACTACAGTTTTAACAACAGATTTATTAAAGTTACGTCTTGCTGCATTAAACAATAAAACGCCTTTTAATTTAGCTTATAATTCCTCTTTAGAAAATGTAATTAATAGTTATTTATTGTATCGTAAAAAATACTATCCAGGTTTATTTGCAAAAGCAAAATATTATTTTCCAATGTTTGAGCGATATCTAGATCAATATGATATTCCTTTAGAAATGAAATATTTGGCCATTGTAGAATCGGCTTTAAGACCTAAGATAAAATCGCCCGTTGGGGCAACAGGTTTGTGGCAGTTTATGTATGGTACAGGAATTGAGTTTGATTTAAAAGTAAGTTCTTATGTAGATGAACGTCAAGATCCTGTAAAAGCAACCATTGCTGCATGTAAATATTTAAGTCAGTTGTTTACCATTTTTGGTGATTGGGATTTGGCTTTAGCAGCATATAATTCAGGACCAGGAAACGTAAGAAAAGCCATAAAACGTTCTGGAGGATATAAAAATTACTGGAATATTAGACCTTATTTACCAAGAGAAACGGCAAGTTATGTGCCTGCTTTTTATGCAACTATGTATATTTTTGAATATGCAAATGAGCATAATATTTATTCTGAATTACCACAATTTTTCAATTTTCAAACGGATACAATCCAAATAAAAAGAACCATTAGTTTCGATCAAATTTCAGAAAAATTAGCTATTGATGAAGAAGTTTTATCAGAATTAAATCCATCTTACAAATTAGATATTATTCCGTTTATAAAAGACAAAAATTACGCTTTAAGATTACCTAGCGATAAAATTATTGCGTTTTTAGATAAAGAGATAGAAATTTATGCTTTAGCAGATACAGATGATGCACAAAGAGAAAAACCTTTGCCTAAATACTTTGAAATGGATCAACGTATTCGTTACAAAGTAAAAAGTGGCGATTTTTTAGGTAAAATTGCAAATAAATTTGGTGTACGTGTTAGTGATCTTAAACGTTGGAATGGTTTAAAAACAAGTCGATTAAAAATAGGGCAAAGATTATCTGTTTACCCTAAGAAAATTGGTGGTTAA
- a CDS encoding CoA transferase subunit A — protein MINKKVNNVEEALQGVKNGMTFMLGGFGLCGIPENAIAALVNLDIREVTCISNNAGVDDFGLGLLLQNKQIKKMISSYVGENDEFERQMLSGELEVELTPQGTLAEKCRAAQAGFPAFYTPAGYGTEVAEGKETREFDGKMYVLEPAFKADFSFVKAWKGDAAGNLIFKGTSRNFNPNMCGAATITVAEVEELVEVGELDPNNIHIPGIFVQRIFQGKNYEKRIEQRTVRTRQ, from the coding sequence ATGATTAATAAAAAGGTAAACAATGTAGAGGAAGCACTGCAAGGTGTTAAAAATGGTATGACTTTTATGTTGGGTGGTTTTGGTTTATGTGGTATTCCTGAAAATGCTATTGCAGCATTAGTCAACTTAGATATTAGAGAGGTTACTTGTATTTCTAACAATGCAGGGGTAGATGATTTTGGTTTGGGCTTATTACTTCAAAATAAACAAATCAAAAAAATGATTTCTTCTTATGTAGGAGAAAATGATGAGTTTGAACGTCAAATGTTATCTGGCGAGTTAGAAGTAGAGCTAACTCCACAAGGAACATTGGCAGAAAAATGTAGAGCTGCACAAGCTGGTTTTCCTGCATTTTATACTCCTGCCGGATATGGTACAGAAGTTGCAGAAGGCAAAGAAACCAGAGAGTTTGATGGAAAAATGTATGTCTTAGAACCAGCTTTTAAAGCTGATTTTTCCTTTGTAAAAGCGTGGAAAGGTGATGCTGCAGGTAATTTAATTTTTAAAGGAACATCTAGAAACTTTAATCCTAATATGTGTGGTGCTGCAACTATTACGGTGGCAGAAGTAGAAGAGTTGGTAGAGGTTGGAGAATTAGATCCAAACAATATTCATATTCCAGGAATATTTGTACAACGTATTTTTCAAGGAAAAAATTACGAAAAAAGAATTGAACAAAGAACAGTTCGTACAAGACAATAA
- a CDS encoding type II toxin-antitoxin system Phd/YefM family antitoxin, which yields METVNYTDFRSNLKHWFDKVFNDVSDIVIKRKGGKDLVLISLDEYNSLKETTYLLTGKNRDVLLNSLKELEAGNGIEKEIID from the coding sequence ATGGAAACAGTAAATTATACAGATTTTCGTTCCAATTTAAAACATTGGTTCGATAAGGTTTTTAATGATGTAAGCGATATTGTCATTAAAAGAAAAGGAGGTAAAGATTTAGTTTTAATTTCTTTAGATGAATATAATTCTCTAAAAGAAACTACTTATTTACTTACTGGTAAAAATAGAGATGTTTTGTTAAATTCTCTAAAAGAACTAGAAGCTGGTAACGGAATTGAAAAAGAAATAATAGATTAA
- a CDS encoding DUF4837 family protein: MKKIFTLLAIVLLLTSCGGNDKITLRSSVGKVNKVMVVTKATDWAGDIGKEIRNSFGELMVGLPQPESLLSVSQVAPNGFGTMMKVGRNIMIIGVGDEEKFYVRNNVYAQPQTVVYVYAKDRAGVVKMFKKHEKEIIKTFIESDINMVQHLFAKHKLDDSQFKTLQNLGISLTINDKFNTVDDTGDFLWLRQHLSSGIAKTGSNNILVYSVPLEDETKVSDSIVAVRNRIGKKYIPGSDPETMHMITEKAYTPFTFDAVIDGKTAYETRGKWEVKNDFMAGPFLNYTVVDKKNNRLIIFEGFTYAPSVNKRAFLFELEAIAKSMKIK; encoded by the coding sequence ATGAAAAAAATATTTACCCTATTAGCAATTGTACTGCTACTAACTTCTTGTGGAGGTAATGATAAAATTACACTACGATCATCAGTTGGTAAAGTAAACAAAGTAATGGTGGTTACCAAAGCGACTGATTGGGCTGGTGATATTGGTAAAGAAATAAGAAACTCTTTTGGAGAACTGATGGTAGGTTTGCCGCAACCAGAATCTCTTTTATCGGTATCTCAAGTGGCTCCGAATGGATTTGGAACCATGATGAAAGTGGGTAGAAATATTATGATTATTGGAGTTGGTGACGAAGAGAAATTTTATGTAAGAAACAACGTGTATGCACAACCGCAAACAGTTGTTTACGTATATGCTAAAGACAGAGCAGGTGTTGTAAAGATGTTTAAAAAGCACGAAAAAGAAATCATTAAAACATTTATAGAATCAGACATAAATATGGTTCAGCATTTGTTTGCAAAACATAAATTAGATGATTCTCAATTTAAAACATTGCAAAATTTAGGAATTTCATTAACCATTAATGACAAGTTTAATACAGTAGATGATACTGGTGATTTTTTATGGTTACGTCAACATTTATCTAGCGGAATTGCAAAAACAGGAAGTAATAATATTTTAGTGTATTCGGTTCCTTTAGAAGATGAAACTAAAGTTTCTGATAGTATTGTGGCTGTAAGAAACAGAATTGGTAAAAAATACATTCCGGGTTCAGACCCAGAAACCATGCATATGATTACAGAAAAAGCATATACACCTTTTACTTTTGATGCGGTTATAGATGGTAAAACAGCCTATGAAACTCGCGGAAAATGGGAAGTGAAAAATGATTTTATGGCAGGGCCTTTTTTAAACTATACTGTGGTTGATAAAAAGAATAATAGGTTAATTATTTTTGAAGGATTTACCTATGCACCATCTGTAAATAAAAGAGCATTTTTGTTTGAGCTAGAAGCAATAGCTAAATCAATGAAGATTAAGTAA
- a CDS encoding exodeoxyribonuclease III, which translates to MKIISYNVNGIRAALKKGFLDWLEAANPDVICIQETKAHKEQLDLTDFENAGYPYHYWFSAQKKGYSSVAIFCKEKPNHIAYGTGIESMDFEGRNLRVDFDNVSVMSLYLPSGTNSERLSFKFNYMDEFQEYINNLKQEIPNLVICGDYNICHEEIDIHNPKMKGVSGFLPEERTWMGDFIKNGFIDSFRFLNQEKQEYSWWSYRANSRANNKGWRLDYAMVSEPLKEQISRAYILPEAKHSDHCPIAVELKF; encoded by the coding sequence ATGAAAATAATATCATACAACGTAAACGGAATTAGAGCAGCCTTAAAAAAAGGTTTTTTAGATTGGTTAGAAGCTGCAAATCCAGATGTAATTTGCATACAAGAAACCAAAGCACATAAAGAACAATTAGATCTTACTGATTTTGAAAACGCAGGTTATCCTTATCATTATTGGTTTTCTGCACAGAAAAAAGGGTATTCTTCTGTAGCCATTTTTTGTAAAGAAAAACCAAATCATATAGCATACGGAACCGGAATAGAATCGATGGATTTTGAAGGTAGAAATTTACGTGTAGATTTTGATAATGTTTCTGTAATGAGTTTGTATTTACCATCCGGAACAAATTCTGAAAGATTGAGTTTTAAGTTTAATTATATGGATGAATTTCAAGAATACATCAATAATTTAAAACAAGAAATTCCTAATTTAGTTATTTGTGGCGATTATAATATTTGTCATGAAGAAATAGACATTCACAATCCTAAAATGAAAGGAGTTTCTGGGTTTTTACCTGAAGAAAGAACTTGGATGGGAGATTTTATTAAAAACGGATTTATAGATAGTTTTCGTTTTTTAAATCAAGAAAAACAAGAATATTCTTGGTGGAGTTACAGAGCAAATTCTAGAGCAAATAATAAAGGTTGGCGTTTAGATTATGCTATGGTTTCTGAGCCCTTAAAAGAGCAGATTTCTAGAGCATATATTTTACCAGAAGCCAAACATTCAGATCATTGTCCTATTGCTGTAGAACTTAAATTTTAA
- a CDS encoding Txe/YoeB family addiction module toxin: MKLIWSTSSWNDYIYWQKVDKKIVKRINELIKNCIRAPLEGIGKPEALKGDLQGYWSRRITSEHRLVYKYENEQLLIAACSYHYGK, encoded by the coding sequence ATGAAGTTAATTTGGTCTACATCTTCTTGGAACGATTATATCTATTGGCAAAAAGTAGATAAAAAAATTGTTAAAAGAATTAATGAACTGATAAAAAATTGCATTCGAGCACCTTTAGAAGGAATTGGAAAACCAGAAGCTTTAAAAGGAGATTTACAGGGATATTGGTCTAGAAGAATAACATCAGAACATAGATTAGTTTATAAATATGAGAATGAGCAATTGTTAATTGCCGCTTGCAGTTATCATTATGGAAAGTAA
- a CDS encoding 3-oxoacid CoA-transferase subunit B, which yields MLDKIGIAKRIAQEVQNGFYVNLGIGIPTLVANYVRNDIEVEFQSENGVLGMGPFPFDGEEDADIINAGKQTITTMPGASFFDSSMSFAMIRGKHVDLTILGAMEVAENGDIANWKIPGKMVKGMGGAMDLVASAENIIVAMMHTNKHGESKILKKCSLPLTGVGCVTKIVTNLAFLEVKNGAFHLLERAPGVSVEEIKKATEGTLIVNGEIPEMNI from the coding sequence ATGTTAGACAAAATTGGCATTGCAAAAAGAATTGCACAGGAAGTTCAAAATGGATTTTATGTAAACTTAGGAATCGGAATTCCAACTTTAGTTGCTAATTACGTTCGTAATGATATAGAGGTTGAATTTCAAAGTGAAAACGGAGTTTTAGGAATGGGGCCTTTTCCTTTTGATGGAGAAGAGGATGCAGATATTATTAATGCAGGTAAACAAACCATTACTACAATGCCAGGAGCAAGCTTTTTCGACTCTTCAATGAGTTTTGCAATGATTCGTGGTAAACATGTAGATTTAACTATTTTAGGCGCTATGGAAGTTGCTGAAAATGGAGATATTGCCAACTGGAAGATTCCAGGTAAAATGGTAAAAGGTATGGGTGGAGCAATGGATTTAGTGGCTTCTGCAGAAAATATTATTGTGGCTATGATGCACACTAATAAGCATGGTGAATCTAAGATTTTAAAAAAATGTTCTTTGCCATTAACAGGAGTTGGTTGCGTAACTAAAATAGTTACAAATTTAGCTTTTTTAGAAGTAAAAAATGGTGCTTTCCATTTATTAGAAAGAGCTCCTGGGGTTTCTGTTGAAGAAATTAAAAAAGCTACAGAAGGAACTTTAATTGTAAATGGCGAGATTCCGGAAATGAATATTTAA
- a CDS encoding PSP1 domain-containing protein translates to MACGSCGTTENGVPKGCKSNGNCGSGTCGSGSNKLAVFDWLSNMTLPSGQERFNIFEVRFKNGRKHFYKNPENLPITMGDIVAVEGSPGHDIGTVSLAGELVKVQMKKHKITEDHEDVKKIYRIASQRDIDIWQQARGKEEETQRKGREILGRLGLQMKLSDVEYQGDGNKATFYYTAETRVDFRQLIRDLASAFSIRVEMKQVGARQEAARLGGIGSCGRELCCSTWLTDFRKVTTSAARYQQLSLNPLKLAGQCGKLKCCLNFELDTYLDALKTFPKQDLVLKTEKGDAVFVKMDIFKNHLWYTYKEERFKWFRLTLEQVLEIVDLNKNNEKSISLEEYEADVEIPVKVDFEDAVGQDSLTRFDVPKTSNRKRNNRNKNKKKPVAVANTTNTRNKPTAKVNPNQKAKPTPNQKPNPNQKRKPQVKKQPNTNPNQKPKPNNNPNQNPNQKVKQDVVQKPKPKPKPRPRPRPKAQGIENKPEGEVKKVNKPRRNNRNNKNTNPKNDDNSEKK, encoded by the coding sequence ATGGCATGTGGAAGTTGTGGTACAACAGAAAATGGAGTACCAAAAGGTTGCAAGAGTAATGGTAATTGTGGGTCTGGAACCTGCGGAAGTGGTAGTAATAAACTAGCCGTTTTTGATTGGTTGTCTAATATGACATTACCAAGTGGACAAGAAAGATTTAATATTTTTGAAGTCCGTTTTAAAAACGGAAGGAAACATTTTTATAAAAATCCAGAAAATTTACCCATTACAATGGGAGATATTGTTGCTGTAGAAGGATCTCCAGGACACGATATTGGTACAGTTTCTTTGGCAGGAGAATTGGTAAAAGTGCAAATGAAAAAGCACAAAATTACTGAAGATCATGAAGATGTAAAGAAAATTTACAGAATAGCAAGTCAGAGAGATATTGATATTTGGCAACAAGCAAGAGGTAAAGAAGAAGAAACGCAGCGAAAAGGAAGAGAGATTCTAGGACGCTTAGGTTTACAAATGAAATTATCTGATGTAGAATATCAAGGTGATGGAAACAAAGCTACTTTTTACTATACTGCAGAAACAAGAGTAGATTTTAGACAGTTAATTAGAGATTTGGCAAGTGCTTTTTCTATTCGTGTAGAAATGAAACAAGTTGGTGCAAGACAAGAAGCTGCAAGATTAGGTGGTATTGGTTCTTGTGGTAGAGAGTTGTGTTGTTCTACGTGGTTAACAGATTTTAGAAAAGTAACAACTTCTGCGGCTCGTTATCAACAATTATCTTTAAATCCTTTAAAGTTAGCCGGTCAATGTGGTAAATTAAAATGTTGTTTAAATTTTGAATTAGATACGTATTTAGATGCCTTAAAAACATTCCCTAAACAAGATTTAGTATTAAAAACAGAAAAAGGAGATGCTGTTTTTGTAAAGATGGATATTTTTAAAAATCATCTTTGGTATACATACAAAGAAGAACGTTTTAAATGGTTTAGACTTACTTTAGAACAAGTTTTAGAAATAGTTGATCTTAATAAGAATAACGAGAAATCTATTTCGTTAGAAGAATATGAAGCAGATGTAGAAATTCCTGTAAAAGTAGATTTCGAAGATGCTGTTGGGCAAGATAGTTTAACACGTTTCGATGTTCCAAAAACGAGTAATCGTAAGCGAAATAATAGAAATAAAAATAAGAAAAAACCGGTTGCAGTTGCTAATACTACTAATACACGTAATAAACCAACGGCAAAGGTAAACCCAAATCAAAAGGCAAAACCAACTCCTAACCAGAAGCCAAACCCAAATCAAAAAAGAAAGCCACAGGTAAAGAAGCAACCGAATACAAACCCAAATCAGAAACCAAAGCCTAACAATAATCCTAACCAAAACCCAAATCAAAAGGTTAAGCAAGATGTTGTGCAGAAGCCTAAACCAAAACCAAAACCAAGGCCAAGACCAAGACCAAAAGCTCAAGGAATAGAAAATAAACCAGAAGGAGAAGTTAAGAAGGTAAATAAACCAAGAAGAAATAATCGAAATAATAAAAACACCAACCCTAAGAATGATGACAATTCTGAAAAGAAATAA